The proteins below are encoded in one region of Stigmatopora argus isolate UIUO_Sarg chromosome 2, RoL_Sarg_1.0, whole genome shotgun sequence:
- the phlpp2 gene encoding PH domain leucine-rich repeat-containing protein phosphatase 2 isoform X1, protein MAMEDQPDSPVTDKRGKSGACIDRQPDALLHQAGIVHVGGRGSAAGIRVLKRNMKPAGSRGCMARKRRFGSRERDWLKSDTQRGCLCLYGDTVDPQLATSGPQADVQLVLCSTSTTVEELCAQRDGEGLFVQLHGDLFRRLEPTERPLQMLYDYLAAMGYGDPPRVQQEAANPDLSCLIRFYSKRPVNADQQERTLLKGVFSVRKGKTQLHKWAERQVILCGTCLIVASVKDSLTGKMHILPLVGGKVEEVKRRQHCLMFSSAGSQAQTYFVNFDTLADYQRWHRQANKVVSQTVSLVDLSCYSLEAVPEYLFYSQDVTHLNLRHNFMSLLGPGGLLHLPRFSQLKSLNLSHNRLGVFPECVCEILTLTELSLTCNNLHSVPTQIGNLQSLQTLSLDGNHLSSLPAELGELTQLGVLGLSFNDFNHIPAVLERLIAVDKLSMAGNQVVCLEVCALLSVSHLKHIDLRLNGLRCVKSESPENVTQLTHLDLRDNFLDSLDLTSICSLEALHCQRNQLKTLAVNGFALRMLQAGSNRLSAVNVSAVPNQLTHLDLSQNLLEHLPDWVCDSKKMEMMDVTHNLLTELPSRLLSSLSLKKLHVGNNCLQRLPDLLEHVPLEVLDVQHNKLRELPESLFFKALNLKHLNASANNLESIPSCGQSDDSLSTLQELYLTRNALDENCAAMLVGHHNLRVLHMAYNQLQSFPASKLSKLELLEELNLSGNKLKSIPSTVSSCKRLHTLIAHSNHISVFPEILDLPEIKLVDLSCNEMTEIQLLKSLPPTLQELDLTGNSSLMLEHKTLYLFSHIPTLKLDQKSTTMGDSQNISTPWSHGYSEMSGQRNKLCVSVLAIDQLGDSVEACYGIFDGDRNEEVPRLLQCTMGDVLCEEVQHSSIDSVYMSNTFLTSHRKLGMAGQKLGASALLCYIHHESSEPGGYLSVTVANVGNCQAVLCRDGRPVPLSKVYNLENCTEEMERVKLSKAIITEDNKVSGVTCCSRLLGCSYLSPWVLPKPWVHTEPLSSQEDFLILGNRALFERVSYQEAVRTVQAVRDPRVAAKKLCTLAQSYGCKDNIGAAVVALKIAEDSCTCEPPVYTAEARCVPISTTPAPSDLATLSSTSGVISEFNSETSASEVGSEAGSTASDDHPTSGGVAPRPERRCSLHPATTPSAVTVPGSVGLCSHAGPFQRQPSCATFSSNHSDNGLDSDDETPPEGVISNGSRLEVEVDIHCCAFQLRSGAPEYPKETDFDYPNGKTRRQNGVVVSATNGCLLAVCGRELADLRKSPSASCLFGKKLSNGSVVAPEDSHNLIEVALEAPKKRSGYFTASAQQDPEDQLIVPPCLEQEVREQLKSQNPLVLGPTAISTPPSLKDSAWDQSHPSPLPFALSTVPGPGAPTIIKPEVYDTAL, encoded by the exons ATGGCGATGGAGGACCAGCCTGACAGCCCCGTCACCGACAAGAGAGGCAAGAGCGGGGCTTGCATCGACAGGCAGCCGGACGCGCTGCTCCACCAAGCCGGGATCGTCCACGTCGGAGGTCGCGGTTCCGCCGCTGGGATTCGAGTGTTAAAG CGCAACATGAAGCCAGCCGGTAGTCGCGGCTGCATGGCGAGGAAGCGCCGATTCGGATCCCGGGAGCGCGACTGGCTGAAGAGCGACACCCAACGTGGCTGCCTGTGTCTGTACGGGGATACGGTGGACCCCCAGCTAGCGACCTCGGGGCCCCAGGCCGACGTGCAGCTGGTGCTGTGCTCCACCAGTACCACGGTGGAGGAGCTGTGTGCCCAGAGGGATGGAGAGGGTCTCTTTGTTCAACTGCACGGAGATCTCTTCAG GAGGCTGGAGCCCACCGAGCGCCCCCTTCAGATGCTTTACGACTACCTGGCGGCGATGGGATACGGCGACCCGCCGCGGGTGCAACAAGAGGCCGCCAATCCCGACCTCAGCTGCTTGATCCGCTTCTATAGTA AGAGACCCGTGAATGCGGACCAGCAGGAGCGAACCTTGTTGAAGGGTGTGTTCAGCGTCCGCAAGGGAAAGACGCAGCTGCACAAGTGGGCTGAACGGCAGGTCATTCTGTGTGGGACGTGTCTCATCGTGGCCTCTGTCAAAGACAGCCTGACTGGAAAGATGCACATTCTGCCCCTGGTGGGGGGAAAG GTGGAAGAAGTGAAAAGAAGACAACACTGTCTGATGTTCAGCTCTGCGGGATCGCAGGCGCAGACTTACTTTGTCAATTTCGACACGCTGGCCGATTACCAGAGATGGCATCGACAGGCAAACAAA GTGGTCTCGCAGACTGTCAGCCTGGTGGACCTGTCTTGCTACAGTTTAGAGGCAGTGCCTGAGTATCTCTTTTACAGCCAAGACGTCACCCACCTCAACCTGCGACACAATTTTATGAGCTTGTTGGGGCCTGGTGGTCTGCTTCATCTCCccag ATTCTCCCAGTTGAAGAGCTTGAACTTATCTCACAACCGTCTGGGGGTTTTCCCCGAATGCGTGTGTGAAATCCTCACCCTCACTGAGCTCAGCCTCACCTGCAACAATCTACACAGCGTACCCACGCAGATTGGGAATCTCCAAAG CTTACAAACATTGTCTTTGGATGGAAACCACCTGAGCTCCCTGCCCGCCGAGCTGGGCGAACTGACCCAGCTGGGCGTCCTGGGCCTCTCCTTCAACGACTTCAATCACATCCCCGCTGTGCTGGAGAGACTGATTGCGGTGGACAAGTTGTCCATGGCCGGGAATCAAGTGGTGTGTTTGGAGGTGTGCGCTCTCCTCAGCGTGAGCCACCTCAAACACATCGACCTCAG GCTGAATGGACTCCGCTGTGTGAAAAGTGAAAGTCCCGAGAACGTGACCCAGCTAACCCACCTGGACCTGAGAGACAACTTTTTAGACTCGCTGGACCTCACTTCCATCTGCAGTTTGGAGGCTCTCCACTGCCAGCGCAACCAATTGAAGACGCTGGCGGTCAACGGCTTTGCGCTGCGCATGCTTCAAGCCGGCAGCAATC gccTCAGTGCAGTCAATGTTTCCGCAGTCCCAAACCAGTTGACCCACTTGGATTTATCACA GAACCTCCTGGAGCACCTGCCGGATTGGGTGTGTGACTCCAAAAAAATGGAGATGATGGATGTCACGCACAATCTCCTCACTGAGCTTCCATCCAG GTTGCTCAGCAGCTTGAGTTTAAAGAAGCTTCACGTGGGGAACAATTGCTTGCAGAGATTGCCGGACCTACTGGAGCATGTCCCCCTGGAGGTCTTGGACGTCCAGCACAATAAATTGAGAGAACTCCCAGAGAGTCTTTTCTTCAAGGCCTTAAA TCTAAAGCATTTAAACGCTTCGGCCAATAACCTGGAAAGTATTCCTTCCTGCGGCCAATCGGATGATAGCCTGAGCACCTTGCAGGAGCTCTACCTAACCAGGAACGCCCTCGATGAAAACTGCGCCGCTATGCTGGTCGGACACCACAATTTGAGGGTCCTGCACATGGCGTACAATCAGCTGCAGTCATTCCCAGCCAG tAAACTGAGTAAACTGGAGCTGCTTGAGGAGCTCAATCTAAGTGGCAACAAACTGAAGAGCATCCCCTCCACCGTGTCGAGCTGCAAGAGACTGCATACTCTCATCGCGCACTCCAATCACATTAGCGTCTTCCCGGAAATCCTCGACCTTCCTGAAATCAAG CTCGTGGATCTGAGCTGTAATGAGATGACTGAGATCCAACTGCTCAAATCGCTGCCGCCCACCCTGCAGGAGTTGGATTTGACAGGCAACAGCAGCCTGATGCTCGAACACAAAACTCTCTATCTCTTCAG TCACATCCCCACGTTGAAATTGGACCAGAAATCGACCACAATGGGGGACTCGCAAAACATTTCTACTCCCTGGAGCCACGGGTACTCCGAGATGAGCGGCCAGAGAAACAA GTTGTGCGTGTCAGTGCTAGCCATTGATCAACTCGGAGACAGCGTCGAAGCCTGCTACGGTATTTTCGACGGGGACCGCAACGAGGAAGTGCCTAGGCTGCTGCAGTGCACCATGGGTGACGTTCTGTGCGAGGAAGTGCAACATTCCAGTATTGACAGTGTGTATATGAGCAACACGTTCCTGACGTCTCACAG GAAGCTGGGTATGGCCGGACAAAAATTGGGTGCCTCTGCCTTGCTCTGTTATATCCATCACGAGTCCTCGGAGCCGGGGGGCTACCTCAGCGTGACGGTGGCAAATGTGGGGAACTGCCAAGCTGTGCTGTGTCGGGATGGGCGACCTGTACCCCTCTCCAAAGTCTACAACCTGGAGAACTGTACAGAAGAAATGGAGAGAGTTAAACTCAGCAAAGCAATTATTACTGAG GATAACAAGGTGAGCGGTGTGACATGTTGCTCACGACTGCTGGGCTGCTCTTATCTCTCCCCCTGGGTGCTCCCCAAGCCCTGGGTTCACACCGAGCCACTCTCATCCCAAGAAGACTTCTTGATTCTGGGGAATCGCGCGCTGTTCGAGCGCGTGTCCTACCAGGAGGCCGTGCGCACGGTTCAGGCCGTGCGGGATCCGCGGGTGGCCGCCAAGAAGCTTTGCACGCTGGCCCAGAGCTACGGTTGCAAAGACAACATCGGTGCAGCTGTGGTGGCCTTGAAAATCGCAGAGGACAGCTGCACCTGCGAGCCGCCAGTCTACACCGCTGAAGCCCGCTGCGTACCGATATCAACGACGCCCGCCCCCAGCGACTTGGCCACGTTGTCATCCACTAGCGGGGTCATTTCCGAGTTCAACAGCGAGACGTCCGCCTCCGAGGTGGGCAGCGAGGCGGGCTCCACCGCCTCTGACGACCACCCGACGTCAGGTGGAGTCGCGCCTCGCCCCGAGCGACGTTGCAGCCTGCACCCGGCTACGACGCCATCCGCCGTCACGGTCCCCGGCTCGGTCGGGCTCTGCAGCCACGCGGGCCCGTTCCAGCGGCAACCTTCCTGCGCCACGTTCTCCAGCAACCACTCCGACAACGGCTTGGACAGCGACGACGAGACTCCGCCGGAAGGCGTCATCTCCAACGGAAGCAGGTTGGAAGTGGAGGTGGACATTCATTGCTGCGCCTTCCAGCTCCGTTCCGGGGCCCCTGAGTACCCGAAGGAGACGGACTTTGATTATCCTAACGGCAAGACGCGCCGGCAGAACGGCGTGGTGGTCTCGGCCACGAACGGCTGCCTGCTGGCCGTTTGCGGACGAGAGCTTGCCGACCTGAGGAAATCGCCATCGGCCTCGTGCCTCTTTGGAAAGAAGTTATCCAACGGGTCCGTGGTGGCCCCCGAGGACAGTCACAATCTCATCGAGGTAGCCCTGGAAGCGCCAAAGAAGAGGTCTGGGTATTTCACTGCCTCGGCGCAACAGGACCCCGAAGACCAGCTGATTGTACCTCCGTGTTTGGAGCAGGAAGTGCGGGAGCAGTTAAAAAGCCAGAATCCTCTCGTTTTGGGACCCACTGCGATATCTACGCCCCCTTCCTTAAAAGACTCGGCGTGGGACCAATCGCACCCTTCCCCTCTTCCCTTTGCCCTGAGCACCGTGCCAGGCCCTGGAGCCCCCACCATCATAAAACCCGAAGTCTACGATACTGCCCTCTAA
- the phlpp2 gene encoding PH domain leucine-rich repeat-containing protein phosphatase 2 isoform X2, with translation MKPAGSRGCMARKRRFGSRERDWLKSDTQRGCLCLYGDTVDPQLATSGPQADVQLVLCSTSTTVEELCAQRDGEGLFVQLHGDLFRRLEPTERPLQMLYDYLAAMGYGDPPRVQQEAANPDLSCLIRFYSKRPVNADQQERTLLKGVFSVRKGKTQLHKWAERQVILCGTCLIVASVKDSLTGKMHILPLVGGKVEEVKRRQHCLMFSSAGSQAQTYFVNFDTLADYQRWHRQANKVVSQTVSLVDLSCYSLEAVPEYLFYSQDVTHLNLRHNFMSLLGPGGLLHLPRFSQLKSLNLSHNRLGVFPECVCEILTLTELSLTCNNLHSVPTQIGNLQSLQTLSLDGNHLSSLPAELGELTQLGVLGLSFNDFNHIPAVLERLIAVDKLSMAGNQVVCLEVCALLSVSHLKHIDLRLNGLRCVKSESPENVTQLTHLDLRDNFLDSLDLTSICSLEALHCQRNQLKTLAVNGFALRMLQAGSNRLSAVNVSAVPNQLTHLDLSQNLLEHLPDWVCDSKKMEMMDVTHNLLTELPSRLLSSLSLKKLHVGNNCLQRLPDLLEHVPLEVLDVQHNKLRELPESLFFKALNLKHLNASANNLESIPSCGQSDDSLSTLQELYLTRNALDENCAAMLVGHHNLRVLHMAYNQLQSFPASKLSKLELLEELNLSGNKLKSIPSTVSSCKRLHTLIAHSNHISVFPEILDLPEIKLVDLSCNEMTEIQLLKSLPPTLQELDLTGNSSLMLEHKTLYLFSHIPTLKLDQKSTTMGDSQNISTPWSHGYSEMSGQRNKLCVSVLAIDQLGDSVEACYGIFDGDRNEEVPRLLQCTMGDVLCEEVQHSSIDSVYMSNTFLTSHRKLGMAGQKLGASALLCYIHHESSEPGGYLSVTVANVGNCQAVLCRDGRPVPLSKVYNLENCTEEMERVKLSKAIITEDNKVSGVTCCSRLLGCSYLSPWVLPKPWVHTEPLSSQEDFLILGNRALFERVSYQEAVRTVQAVRDPRVAAKKLCTLAQSYGCKDNIGAAVVALKIAEDSCTCEPPVYTAEARCVPISTTPAPSDLATLSSTSGVISEFNSETSASEVGSEAGSTASDDHPTSGGVAPRPERRCSLHPATTPSAVTVPGSVGLCSHAGPFQRQPSCATFSSNHSDNGLDSDDETPPEGVISNGSRLEVEVDIHCCAFQLRSGAPEYPKETDFDYPNGKTRRQNGVVVSATNGCLLAVCGRELADLRKSPSASCLFGKKLSNGSVVAPEDSHNLIEVALEAPKKRSGYFTASAQQDPEDQLIVPPCLEQEVREQLKSQNPLVLGPTAISTPPSLKDSAWDQSHPSPLPFALSTVPGPGAPTIIKPEVYDTAL, from the exons ATGAAGCCAGCCGGTAGTCGCGGCTGCATGGCGAGGAAGCGCCGATTCGGATCCCGGGAGCGCGACTGGCTGAAGAGCGACACCCAACGTGGCTGCCTGTGTCTGTACGGGGATACGGTGGACCCCCAGCTAGCGACCTCGGGGCCCCAGGCCGACGTGCAGCTGGTGCTGTGCTCCACCAGTACCACGGTGGAGGAGCTGTGTGCCCAGAGGGATGGAGAGGGTCTCTTTGTTCAACTGCACGGAGATCTCTTCAG GAGGCTGGAGCCCACCGAGCGCCCCCTTCAGATGCTTTACGACTACCTGGCGGCGATGGGATACGGCGACCCGCCGCGGGTGCAACAAGAGGCCGCCAATCCCGACCTCAGCTGCTTGATCCGCTTCTATAGTA AGAGACCCGTGAATGCGGACCAGCAGGAGCGAACCTTGTTGAAGGGTGTGTTCAGCGTCCGCAAGGGAAAGACGCAGCTGCACAAGTGGGCTGAACGGCAGGTCATTCTGTGTGGGACGTGTCTCATCGTGGCCTCTGTCAAAGACAGCCTGACTGGAAAGATGCACATTCTGCCCCTGGTGGGGGGAAAG GTGGAAGAAGTGAAAAGAAGACAACACTGTCTGATGTTCAGCTCTGCGGGATCGCAGGCGCAGACTTACTTTGTCAATTTCGACACGCTGGCCGATTACCAGAGATGGCATCGACAGGCAAACAAA GTGGTCTCGCAGACTGTCAGCCTGGTGGACCTGTCTTGCTACAGTTTAGAGGCAGTGCCTGAGTATCTCTTTTACAGCCAAGACGTCACCCACCTCAACCTGCGACACAATTTTATGAGCTTGTTGGGGCCTGGTGGTCTGCTTCATCTCCccag ATTCTCCCAGTTGAAGAGCTTGAACTTATCTCACAACCGTCTGGGGGTTTTCCCCGAATGCGTGTGTGAAATCCTCACCCTCACTGAGCTCAGCCTCACCTGCAACAATCTACACAGCGTACCCACGCAGATTGGGAATCTCCAAAG CTTACAAACATTGTCTTTGGATGGAAACCACCTGAGCTCCCTGCCCGCCGAGCTGGGCGAACTGACCCAGCTGGGCGTCCTGGGCCTCTCCTTCAACGACTTCAATCACATCCCCGCTGTGCTGGAGAGACTGATTGCGGTGGACAAGTTGTCCATGGCCGGGAATCAAGTGGTGTGTTTGGAGGTGTGCGCTCTCCTCAGCGTGAGCCACCTCAAACACATCGACCTCAG GCTGAATGGACTCCGCTGTGTGAAAAGTGAAAGTCCCGAGAACGTGACCCAGCTAACCCACCTGGACCTGAGAGACAACTTTTTAGACTCGCTGGACCTCACTTCCATCTGCAGTTTGGAGGCTCTCCACTGCCAGCGCAACCAATTGAAGACGCTGGCGGTCAACGGCTTTGCGCTGCGCATGCTTCAAGCCGGCAGCAATC gccTCAGTGCAGTCAATGTTTCCGCAGTCCCAAACCAGTTGACCCACTTGGATTTATCACA GAACCTCCTGGAGCACCTGCCGGATTGGGTGTGTGACTCCAAAAAAATGGAGATGATGGATGTCACGCACAATCTCCTCACTGAGCTTCCATCCAG GTTGCTCAGCAGCTTGAGTTTAAAGAAGCTTCACGTGGGGAACAATTGCTTGCAGAGATTGCCGGACCTACTGGAGCATGTCCCCCTGGAGGTCTTGGACGTCCAGCACAATAAATTGAGAGAACTCCCAGAGAGTCTTTTCTTCAAGGCCTTAAA TCTAAAGCATTTAAACGCTTCGGCCAATAACCTGGAAAGTATTCCTTCCTGCGGCCAATCGGATGATAGCCTGAGCACCTTGCAGGAGCTCTACCTAACCAGGAACGCCCTCGATGAAAACTGCGCCGCTATGCTGGTCGGACACCACAATTTGAGGGTCCTGCACATGGCGTACAATCAGCTGCAGTCATTCCCAGCCAG tAAACTGAGTAAACTGGAGCTGCTTGAGGAGCTCAATCTAAGTGGCAACAAACTGAAGAGCATCCCCTCCACCGTGTCGAGCTGCAAGAGACTGCATACTCTCATCGCGCACTCCAATCACATTAGCGTCTTCCCGGAAATCCTCGACCTTCCTGAAATCAAG CTCGTGGATCTGAGCTGTAATGAGATGACTGAGATCCAACTGCTCAAATCGCTGCCGCCCACCCTGCAGGAGTTGGATTTGACAGGCAACAGCAGCCTGATGCTCGAACACAAAACTCTCTATCTCTTCAG TCACATCCCCACGTTGAAATTGGACCAGAAATCGACCACAATGGGGGACTCGCAAAACATTTCTACTCCCTGGAGCCACGGGTACTCCGAGATGAGCGGCCAGAGAAACAA GTTGTGCGTGTCAGTGCTAGCCATTGATCAACTCGGAGACAGCGTCGAAGCCTGCTACGGTATTTTCGACGGGGACCGCAACGAGGAAGTGCCTAGGCTGCTGCAGTGCACCATGGGTGACGTTCTGTGCGAGGAAGTGCAACATTCCAGTATTGACAGTGTGTATATGAGCAACACGTTCCTGACGTCTCACAG GAAGCTGGGTATGGCCGGACAAAAATTGGGTGCCTCTGCCTTGCTCTGTTATATCCATCACGAGTCCTCGGAGCCGGGGGGCTACCTCAGCGTGACGGTGGCAAATGTGGGGAACTGCCAAGCTGTGCTGTGTCGGGATGGGCGACCTGTACCCCTCTCCAAAGTCTACAACCTGGAGAACTGTACAGAAGAAATGGAGAGAGTTAAACTCAGCAAAGCAATTATTACTGAG GATAACAAGGTGAGCGGTGTGACATGTTGCTCACGACTGCTGGGCTGCTCTTATCTCTCCCCCTGGGTGCTCCCCAAGCCCTGGGTTCACACCGAGCCACTCTCATCCCAAGAAGACTTCTTGATTCTGGGGAATCGCGCGCTGTTCGAGCGCGTGTCCTACCAGGAGGCCGTGCGCACGGTTCAGGCCGTGCGGGATCCGCGGGTGGCCGCCAAGAAGCTTTGCACGCTGGCCCAGAGCTACGGTTGCAAAGACAACATCGGTGCAGCTGTGGTGGCCTTGAAAATCGCAGAGGACAGCTGCACCTGCGAGCCGCCAGTCTACACCGCTGAAGCCCGCTGCGTACCGATATCAACGACGCCCGCCCCCAGCGACTTGGCCACGTTGTCATCCACTAGCGGGGTCATTTCCGAGTTCAACAGCGAGACGTCCGCCTCCGAGGTGGGCAGCGAGGCGGGCTCCACCGCCTCTGACGACCACCCGACGTCAGGTGGAGTCGCGCCTCGCCCCGAGCGACGTTGCAGCCTGCACCCGGCTACGACGCCATCCGCCGTCACGGTCCCCGGCTCGGTCGGGCTCTGCAGCCACGCGGGCCCGTTCCAGCGGCAACCTTCCTGCGCCACGTTCTCCAGCAACCACTCCGACAACGGCTTGGACAGCGACGACGAGACTCCGCCGGAAGGCGTCATCTCCAACGGAAGCAGGTTGGAAGTGGAGGTGGACATTCATTGCTGCGCCTTCCAGCTCCGTTCCGGGGCCCCTGAGTACCCGAAGGAGACGGACTTTGATTATCCTAACGGCAAGACGCGCCGGCAGAACGGCGTGGTGGTCTCGGCCACGAACGGCTGCCTGCTGGCCGTTTGCGGACGAGAGCTTGCCGACCTGAGGAAATCGCCATCGGCCTCGTGCCTCTTTGGAAAGAAGTTATCCAACGGGTCCGTGGTGGCCCCCGAGGACAGTCACAATCTCATCGAGGTAGCCCTGGAAGCGCCAAAGAAGAGGTCTGGGTATTTCACTGCCTCGGCGCAACAGGACCCCGAAGACCAGCTGATTGTACCTCCGTGTTTGGAGCAGGAAGTGCGGGAGCAGTTAAAAAGCCAGAATCCTCTCGTTTTGGGACCCACTGCGATATCTACGCCCCCTTCCTTAAAAGACTCGGCGTGGGACCAATCGCACCCTTCCCCTCTTCCCTTTGCCCTGAGCACCGTGCCAGGCCCTGGAGCCCCCACCATCATAAAACCCGAAGTCTACGATACTGCCCTCTAA
- the marveld3 gene encoding MARVEL domain-containing protein 3, producing the protein MPERSGAYTDYKSRDEDSRYDRERFEKRHSRDGREKTRKTDEERGPTRDKRPRQDVARDQRHQVASPTYGQSSVYYSEDENHQRQPREALYNLRYVLTSRGLCQLMKVFVNLLIIICAAVPHSNNGGYRDLASLGGIYHYHFGGAGAFHGAEADRVKELDRLFNELSRPAYAFAMACAGIVMTYALVTLALGVFRAPYRYPPLLLGEALVDVLVGLGYIAALAFFFIKLQENYNNPVCQERERMYKSKGHKGFECQFHGADIAAGLFGVLGVFVFFFGAVLAVRAFRVMREMKRQKDDRDDAFRG; encoded by the exons ATGCCAGAGAGAAGTGGCGCGTACACAGACTACAAGAGCCGGGACGAGGATTCCCGATATGACAGGGAGCGTTTCGAGAAGCGTCACAGCAGAGATGGCAGAGAAAAGACCAGGAAGACTGACGAGGAGAGAGGCCCAACTCGTGACAAAAGGCCCAGACAGGATGTCGCAAGAGACCAGCGCCATCAAGTAGCCTCTCCAAC ATATGGCCAGTCTTCCGTGTATTATTCGGAGGATGAGAATCATCAACGACAACCCAGAGAAGCTCTTTACAATCTTCGTTATGTTCTCACTAGTCGAG GACTCTGCCAGCTGATGAAAGTGTTCGTCAACCTTCTGATTATCATCTGCGCCGCCGTGCCTCACAGCAACAACGGCGGCTACCGCGACTTGGCCAGTCTGGGTGGAATCTACCATTATCACTTCGGGGGTGCCGGCGCCTTCCACGGCGCCGAAGCGGACCGCGTGAAGGAGTTGGACCGGCTGTTCAACGAGCTCTCGAGGCCCGCGTACGCTTTCGCCATGGCGTGCGCCGGGATCGTCATGACGTACGCCCTGGTCACGCTGGCGCTGGGTGTTTTCCGAGCGCCTTACCGCTATCCGCCTTTGCTACTGGGAGAAGCTCTGGTGGACGTGTTGGTGGGGCTGGGCTACATCGCCGCGCTGGCATTCTTCTTCATCAAGCTGCAGGAGAACTACAACAACCCCGTATGCCAGGAGAGGGAGCGCATGTATAAAAGCAAAGGTCACAAGGGCTTCGAGTGTCAGTTCCACGGGGCGGACATCGCAGCGGGTCTCTTCGGCGTGCTAggagtttttgtgtttttcttcggCGCCGTTTTGGCCGTCCGGGCTTTCCGGGTCATGCGGGAGATGAAGAGGCAGAAGGACGATCGAGACGATGCTTTTCGGGGATGA